In a genomic window of Methylobacter sp. YRD-M1:
- a CDS encoding DUF3438 family protein, which translates to MPKFFSKSRFIAAVLALSLLQPSLLTVANADPGQVIEQIEFRDITVGDALRILSEQSELNIIASKEAAEIHVTMFLRRVTSMEVIEAIAKTYNLWYQRDFNSNIVRIYTVKEYRLEQVEFKKEETEIFTMKNAKNALDLAETIKNLFSERVTLSYGKNEREIMTDLSQRFQRFNMIDGRSTLTSSRGGSGGGGGGTGGSSGNSTSINAGSGGMLGNQVGISARGQENSSREIEMEEQLRVSTDILRKFAESKNGTQGLISGDIAQSSGLLDQTIRHQAPIYVGVIKHQNRVLVRTRDQDAMAEIRQLYKKLDTESSMLLMEVKVLSIDLSDGYDSLFDFKVKTNNANVATLGASNTVGAQEIFDTGLRAASAAFDPSLLATVVSNNFEARLQLLEREGRVTELATPMLMTTNQEVSRVFVGEERPIISGYSASATVASGASGTANVVQQPILVPETDVRAIGTTLLLTPNINSDRTVGIQLLVEQSTLSAAKGTIPVQIGETLQDANIDLVQERTFSGTIVAKDSTAVAVGGLIQEAAGNSEKKVPILGDIPILGFFFREDGQSRTRKELVIIIKPHIMETPTEAAGVSHEVLEENSIHPNALDAGSMDIYSNPDRRHKGYVLEQPFKEYSKQDAFDKYRGRGDSREFPENRRAAAAATAAPSPAQQVYVDLTRYASEAIRLLPEQRKIDPRITPVRLSEFEPVDLTYDSRIKALPIAGWRQGGIYVTAVELHNVSNDRVTVDYRHLKGRWLASTIENETLAGQGEQSHATTYLYLISSQPFEEIATPAAH; encoded by the coding sequence ATGCCTAAGTTTTTTTCAAAATCCCGTTTTATCGCCGCCGTGCTGGCCTTATCGCTGCTGCAACCCTCTTTACTGACAGTTGCTAATGCTGATCCCGGGCAAGTCATCGAGCAGATCGAATTCCGCGACATCACCGTAGGCGATGCCCTGCGCATCCTGTCGGAGCAGTCCGAACTGAACATTATCGCTTCCAAGGAAGCCGCCGAAATCCACGTCACGATGTTCCTGCGCCGCGTGACCTCCATGGAAGTGATCGAAGCCATCGCCAAAACCTACAACCTCTGGTATCAGCGCGACTTTAACTCCAATATCGTGCGCATTTACACAGTTAAGGAATACCGGCTGGAGCAGGTCGAATTCAAAAAGGAAGAAACGGAAATCTTCACGATGAAGAACGCCAAGAATGCGCTGGATCTGGCCGAAACCATCAAAAACCTGTTTTCGGAACGCGTCACGTTGAGTTATGGAAAAAACGAGAGGGAAATCATGACGGATCTGTCGCAGCGTTTTCAACGCTTTAATATGATCGACGGCCGCTCAACCCTGACCTCGTCTCGGGGCGGCTCTGGCGGCGGCGGTGGCGGCACCGGCGGAAGCAGCGGCAACTCGACCAGTATCAATGCCGGCAGCGGCGGCATGTTGGGCAACCAGGTAGGCATTTCTGCCAGAGGCCAGGAAAACAGCAGCAGAGAAATTGAAATGGAAGAGCAACTGCGGGTCAGCACCGATATTTTGCGCAAATTCGCCGAGTCCAAAAACGGCACACAGGGTTTAATTTCCGGCGATATAGCCCAGAGCAGCGGGCTACTGGATCAGACCATCCGTCACCAGGCGCCGATTTATGTCGGCGTCATCAAGCACCAGAACCGGGTGCTGGTCCGTACCCGCGACCAGGATGCGATGGCTGAAATCCGCCAGTTGTACAAGAAGCTGGATACCGAAAGCTCGATGCTGTTGATGGAGGTTAAAGTCCTGTCCATCGATTTATCGGACGGGTACGACTCACTGTTCGATTTCAAGGTCAAGACCAATAACGCCAATGTGGCTACACTGGGCGCCTCCAATACCGTCGGCGCTCAGGAAATTTTCGATACCGGCCTGAGAGCCGCATCCGCGGCTTTCGATCCGTCACTGCTGGCTACCGTGGTCAGCAATAATTTCGAGGCCCGCCTGCAATTGCTGGAAAGAGAAGGACGCGTCACGGAACTGGCCACCCCCATGCTGATGACTACCAACCAGGAAGTCAGCCGCGTGTTTGTCGGCGAGGAAAGGCCCATCATCAGCGGTTATTCGGCATCGGCCACAGTGGCGAGCGGAGCCTCCGGCACAGCAAACGTCGTACAACAGCCGATTCTGGTCCCTGAAACCGACGTGCGCGCCATCGGCACCACCCTGCTGCTGACGCCCAACATCAATTCGGACAGGACAGTCGGCATCCAGTTACTGGTCGAGCAATCCACCCTGTCGGCCGCCAAAGGCACGATTCCGGTGCAAATCGGTGAGACCCTGCAGGATGCCAATATCGATCTGGTGCAGGAACGCACGTTCAGCGGCACGATCGTCGCCAAGGATTCGACCGCGGTCGCGGTCGGCGGCCTGATCCAGGAGGCGGCCGGCAACAGCGAGAAAAAAGTGCCCATACTCGGCGACATTCCGATCCTGGGCTTCTTTTTCCGGGAAGACGGGCAGTCGCGCACGCGCAAGGAACTGGTCATCATCATCAAGCCGCATATCATGGAAACCCCGACGGAAGCGGCCGGCGTCAGCCACGAGGTTCTGGAGGAAAACAGCATTCACCCGAATGCGCTGGATGCCGGCTCAATGGACATCTACTCCAATCCGGACCGACGCCATAAAGGCTATGTGCTGGAACAGCCTTTCAAGGAGTACAGCAAGCAGGATGCCTTCGATAAATACCGCGGCCGCGGCGATTCGAGGGAATTCCCGGAAAATCGCAGAGCTGCAGCGGCAGCAACAGCGGCGCCCTCGCCTGCCCAGCAGGTTTATGTGGACCTGACCCGTTATGCATCGGAAGCCATCCGGCTGCTGCCCGAGCAGCGCAAGATCGACCCCAGGATCACGCCTGTCAGGCTGAGCGAGTTCGAGCCGGTCGACCTGACCTACGATTCCAGGATCAAGGCCCTGCCTATTGCCGGCTGGCGCCAGGGCGGCATTTATGTCACGGCCGTGGAACTGCACAATGTCTCGAATGACCGGGTGACGGTCGATTATCGCCATCTGAAAGGCCGCTGGCTGGCTTCCACGATCGAAAACGAAACGCTGGCAGGGCAAGGCGAACAGAGCCATGCAACGACTTATCTGTACCTGATTTCTTCCCAACCGTTCGAGGAAATTGCGACCCCTGCGGCTCATTAG